The Panacibacter microcysteis genome includes a window with the following:
- a CDS encoding DUF6580 family putative transport protein, producing MKINKRTLLFFFILIAVTTIVKVLCAPNLNLSGFSATIAVALFAGFSIKDARLAILLPLLSLFISDVLIQLLYTFGGFKFPGFYDNQWINYVLIAAITFLGMAFRKGGAAGIIASAVVAPGIFFVVSNYIVWATQSAMLGYSNDFGGLMACYRAGLPFYRNSILSTIIFLPVFIAAYHWLLSGKFTLQTAK from the coding sequence ATGAAAATCAACAAAAGAACGTTACTGTTTTTCTTTATACTTATTGCGGTTACAACAATTGTAAAAGTTTTGTGCGCCCCGAATTTAAACCTGTCTGGTTTTTCTGCAACAATTGCAGTTGCGTTATTTGCCGGCTTTTCTATCAAAGATGCGCGGCTGGCAATATTGCTTCCTTTGCTAAGCCTTTTTATAAGTGACGTGCTGATACAGTTGCTCTATACATTTGGTGGTTTTAAGTTTCCCGGTTTTTACGATAACCAGTGGATCAACTATGTGCTGATAGCGGCTATAACTTTTCTTGGAATGGCCTTTCGCAAGGGTGGTGCGGCTGGCATCATTGCTTCTGCGGTTGTAGCCCCGGGTATCTTCTTTGTGGTTTCGAACTATATTGTATGGGCTACACAATCGGCCATGCTTGGCTATTCGAATGACTTTGGTGGTTTAATGGCCTGTTACCGTGCCGGTCTTCCTTTTTACAGGAACAGCATTTTATCAACCATTATTTTCCTGCCTGTTTTTATTGCAGCTTATCATTGGCTGCTCAGCGGAAAATTTACGTTGCAGACAGCTAAATAG
- the rnhA gene encoding ribonuclease HI, with product MQGHQLIIYTDGSSRGNPGPGGYGAILMWGESRKELSAGYRLTTNNRMELLAVIKALEALTKKNIALTIYTDSQYVVNSVEKKWLDGWIKNDFKGGKKNKDLWLRFYKLSKDFTIQFKWVKGHADNAFNNRCDVLATQAADGKDLLIDEVYERETGSIIK from the coding sequence ATGCAAGGTCACCAGTTAATCATTTATACAGATGGCTCATCGAGGGGTAATCCGGGTCCAGGTGGTTATGGAGCTATACTCATGTGGGGCGAAAGCAGGAAAGAACTTTCAGCAGGTTACCGCCTTACTACCAATAACCGCATGGAGCTGCTTGCCGTTATAAAAGCACTTGAAGCGCTGACCAAAAAAAATATTGCACTAACAATTTATACAGACAGCCAGTACGTGGTAAACAGTGTTGAAAAAAAGTGGTTAGACGGCTGGATAAAAAATGATTTTAAAGGAGGCAAAAAAAACAAGGATCTGTGGCTGCGTTTTTACAAACTCTCGAAAGATTTTACCATACAGTTCAAATGGGTGAAGGGCCATGCAGATAACGCGTTTAACAACCGCTGCGATGTGCTGGCCACACAGGCTGCAGATGGGAAAGATCTTTTGATAGATGAAGTTTACGAACGAGAAACAGGCAGCATCATAAAATAA
- a CDS encoding PhzF family phenazine biosynthesis protein, which yields MKLPIYQVDAFTTEMFGGNPAAVCPLQQWLPDDLMQQLGAENNLAETTFIVKEGDQYRIRWFTPAVEVKLCGHATLATAHIFYTELGYDKDEIVFNSLSGLLKVKRKGEGVYTLDFPADKLHAVTDIPDVIFEGLNIGPVPVFKSSMDYLLVLHTRQEVEALTPDFKTLSTLDARGVIVTAKADGDEADFVSRCFFPPSGIDEDPVTGSAHTSMVPYWAAQLNKTALKAIQVSGRRGYLDCELKGDRVLMSGSAVTYMKGEYYLPG from the coding sequence ATGAAACTTCCCATATACCAGGTAGATGCATTTACAACTGAAATGTTTGGTGGAAACCCGGCCGCAGTATGTCCACTGCAGCAATGGCTGCCCGATGATCTTATGCAGCAGCTTGGTGCAGAAAACAATCTCGCCGAAACAACTTTCATTGTTAAAGAAGGAGATCAGTATCGCATTCGCTGGTTTACACCTGCTGTAGAGGTTAAACTATGCGGGCATGCAACGCTTGCCACCGCGCATATCTTTTATACAGAGCTTGGTTATGATAAAGATGAAATAGTGTTCAACTCACTAAGCGGGCTTCTAAAAGTAAAGCGTAAAGGCGAAGGCGTTTACACCCTGGATTTTCCGGCAGATAAGCTGCACGCGGTTACAGATATTCCGGATGTAATTTTTGAAGGGTTGAATATTGGCCCCGTGCCTGTTTTTAAATCCTCTATGGATTATTTACTCGTACTGCACACCCGGCAGGAAGTAGAGGCGTTGACACCTGATTTCAAAACACTGTCAACGCTCGATGCACGTGGCGTAATTGTTACTGCAAAGGCAGACGGTGATGAAGCAGATTTTGTATCCCGTTGTTTCTTCCCGCCAAGTGGTATTGATGAAGACCCCGTTACCGGTTCTGCACATACCAGTATGGTGCCTTACTGGGCAGCACAATTAAATAAAACAGCGTTAAAGGCCATACAGGTTTCCGGGCGCAGGGGCTATCTCGATTGCGAATTAAAAGGCGACCGCGTACTCATGAGCGGGAGTGCTGTTACCTATATGAAAGGCGAGTATTACCTGCCTGGATAA
- a CDS encoding T9SS type A sorting domain-containing protein — protein sequence MKQFLRMLMLQCSNSKKSLLFSFVIVLTAFQSFGQGTWTPVTNICPATSGGVCMLLSDGTVICKTFAGGVDGYGTLWYRLTPDAQGSYINGTWSAIAPMIGSRLYFSSQILKDGRVYVAGGEYGSGGSSAETYNPLTNQWTATQSPVDFVSDANSEILEDGRVLQAIVQGNPFLREVDIYNPANNTFINGPSCIGFHNESTWVKLPDGSILMVDRNSTASERYIPALNQWVADGNVPVALYDPYGLETGAGLLLPDGRAFFIGSLGHTAYYTPSGNATPGTWAAGPDLPNGQGQPDAAAAMMPNGKVLLNCSPVPTAFNHFPSPTSYYEFDYLANTYTRINAPQGGLTTNTPCYTSNLLVLPDGKILYCLQGSSTFYVYTPSGAAIAAGKPTIKKLKKVGNAVRITGTLFNGISEGACYGDDFQMATNFPVVRFTNATNTFYARTYNWNSTGVMRGNAADTAFFTLPAGMPAGPYALTVVANGIASNPKNVILNVSTLATPTLLESGVDFEAIVAAPSAPGKAGNKVYPNPANTTATLQFGITQAGRVQATIYNAGGKAVKTVISGDYQQGLYNKTINTADLPAGVYMIKLQTTQGIENIRLVVVK from the coding sequence ATGAAACAATTTCTACGCATGCTTATGCTGCAATGCAGTAACAGCAAAAAGTCTCTGTTATTTTCTTTTGTTATCGTACTAACAGCTTTTCAAAGTTTTGGACAAGGTACATGGACCCCGGTTACCAATATTTGTCCTGCCACGAGTGGCGGCGTTTGTATGCTGCTTTCTGATGGCACTGTTATCTGTAAAACATTTGCCGGGGGAGTTGACGGGTATGGCACATTATGGTACCGCTTAACGCCCGATGCACAAGGCAGCTATATCAATGGCACATGGTCTGCCATTGCCCCGATGATTGGCTCACGTTTATATTTTTCCTCCCAGATATTAAAGGATGGCCGCGTATACGTTGCTGGTGGCGAGTATGGCAGCGGTGGCTCCAGCGCAGAAACATACAATCCGTTAACCAACCAGTGGACGGCCACACAATCCCCGGTAGATTTTGTAAGTGATGCAAATTCTGAGATACTTGAAGATGGCAGGGTACTGCAGGCCATTGTGCAGGGCAACCCTTTCCTGAGAGAAGTAGATATCTACAATCCGGCGAACAACACTTTTATCAATGGGCCAAGCTGTATTGGTTTTCACAATGAATCTACCTGGGTAAAACTGCCTGACGGCAGTATTTTAATGGTCGACAGAAATTCTACCGCTTCTGAAAGATATATACCTGCACTGAACCAGTGGGTGGCAGATGGCAACGTACCTGTTGCCCTGTACGACCCGTACGGGCTGGAAACAGGTGCAGGCTTATTACTGCCCGACGGCAGGGCATTTTTTATTGGCTCACTGGGGCATACCGCTTATTATACGCCGTCCGGCAATGCCACACCCGGCACATGGGCAGCGGGGCCTGACCTTCCAAACGGGCAGGGGCAGCCCGATGCTGCCGCCGCAATGATGCCGAACGGGAAGGTATTGCTTAACTGCTCCCCCGTACCAACAGCATTTAACCATTTTCCTTCACCTACCTCTTACTACGAATTTGATTACCTGGCAAATACCTATACGCGCATCAATGCACCACAGGGTGGCTTAACTACAAACACGCCATGTTATACTTCTAACCTTTTGGTATTGCCTGACGGTAAAATTCTGTACTGCCTGCAGGGCTCATCTACATTTTACGTGTACACCCCTTCCGGCGCAGCCATTGCAGCAGGCAAGCCGACAATAAAAAAATTAAAGAAGGTGGGCAATGCTGTAAGAATTACCGGTACCCTGTTCAACGGTATTTCTGAAGGTGCCTGTTATGGAGACGACTTCCAGATGGCTACCAATTTCCCGGTTGTGCGCTTTACCAATGCAACCAATACATTTTATGCAAGAACCTATAACTGGAACAGCACAGGTGTAATGCGTGGCAATGCGGCAGATACTGCTTTCTTTACTTTACCCGCAGGCATGCCTGCAGGCCCTTATGCGCTTACGGTTGTTGCAAATGGTATTGCATCTAACCCCAAAAATGTAATACTGAATGTTTCTACCCTGGCAACACCAACCCTGCTGGAAAGCGGTGTTGATTTCGAAGCCATTGTTGCAGCGCCTTCCGCACCTGGTAAAGCAGGCAACAAAGTTTATCCCAACCCTGCCAACACAACTGCAACGCTGCAGTTTGGTATAACACAGGCTGGTCGCGTACAGGCTACCATTTACAATGCCGGTGGCAAAGCTGTAAAGACAGTGATCAGTGGAGACTATCAACAGGGCTTATACAATAAGACCATTAATACCGCTGATCTTCCGGCGGGTGTTTATATGATCAAACTGCAAACCACACAAGGCATAGAAAACATCAGGCTTGTTGTGGTGAAATAA
- a CDS encoding endonuclease/exonuclease/phosphatase family protein → MKNILLFSFFMNVLSAHSQSLTVMTFNLRLNTSSDSLNAWTYRKDHAASQVLFYDVHLLGVQEALHDQMTDMQQRLPGFKSFGGGRDDGKTRGEYSAIFYDTARLQWLDGNMFWLSQTPEIPGSKGWDAAITRMVTWCRFKDKTTGKIFFAFNTHFDHMGKTARAESAKMILQKVTTIAGNMPVIFTGDFNAKPADEPIRIITNTSDADHLTDAKSISQSPHHGPTGTFTGFQPKETDDEPIDHIFVKNGVKILKHATISESWNGRFSSDHFPVLAVVVL, encoded by the coding sequence ATGAAAAACATACTACTATTCTCCTTCTTTATGAACGTTTTAAGCGCACACAGCCAATCACTTACCGTAATGACTTTTAACCTCAGGTTAAACACTTCCTCAGACAGTTTAAACGCATGGACATACCGTAAAGATCATGCGGCCTCGCAGGTATTATTTTACGATGTACACCTGCTGGGCGTACAGGAAGCGTTACACGACCAGATGACAGACATGCAACAGCGCTTACCCGGCTTTAAATCTTTTGGTGGCGGAAGAGACGATGGCAAAACCAGGGGAGAATACAGTGCTATTTTTTACGATACTGCCAGGCTTCAGTGGCTGGACGGCAACATGTTCTGGCTTTCTCAAACACCGGAGATACCGGGCTCCAAAGGCTGGGATGCAGCCATTACACGTATGGTTACCTGGTGCAGGTTCAAAGACAAAACGACGGGTAAAATATTTTTTGCCTTCAATACACATTTCGACCATATGGGTAAAACTGCCCGTGCGGAAAGTGCAAAAATGATCCTGCAGAAAGTAACGACAATCGCAGGCAACATGCCCGTAATTTTTACCGGCGATTTTAACGCCAAACCCGCTGATGAGCCCATCAGGATCATTACCAATACATCAGATGCTGATCACCTCACGGATGCTAAAAGTATCAGTCAATCGCCACATCATGGCCCAACAGGAACGTTTACCGGTTTTCAGCCAAAAGAAACAGACGATGAGCCTATAGACCACATTTTTGTAAAGAATGGCGTAAAGATTTTAAAACACGCCACGATCTCCGAATCGTGGAACGGCAGGTTTTCTTCTGATCATTTTCCGGTACTGGCAGTAGTTGTGTTGTAA
- a CDS encoding alpha-2-macroglobulin family protein — translation MQAHQCPLSYKLSSASLLLLLIILFSCNDKKILTEPDPAFSQYIEAYTSGVVSKKNTVRIQLASDAGVTHTLNDEVKEALFSFTPAVEGKAYWVDARTIEFKPAKDLAAAQLYTVSFKLGKVLNVPGKFETFTFSLQTIKPFFEVQDNGLRGNDKTHMTLTGTVLTADVEESAKVEKVLTATLNDKNLALTWQHNEAAKTHAFTITGITRTGTGQNLSLQWKGDVFGLKELSGKKDIAIPAVGDFKVLDVKAIQEEEQYALVQFSDPLAIGQMLEGLISISNNESISYTILGSEVKVYTSDKPDGNYTVNIHEGVENQWGNKLGKAFSANLFFENRLPSVKIQGRGSILPGSTGRLVLPFESTNLKAVDVSVIRIYENNVAQFLQDNKLGGEYNLRKVGTPLVQATVRLDNDQSLNLHRKNKFSLDLDKYIKTEPGAIYRVYIGFRPEYSLYTCTAMEKDEEEDDYNFYYAGNEDNAVDDNADFWNRYDNYYPYGYNWQQRDNPCHQSYYNRERFASRNILATNIGLTAKRGTNNSLFVAVNNIITTEAMKSVELQVLDYQQQVIAKGSTDAEGLATLEVKRRPYLLIAKSGNEKSYLKLDDGSSLPLGRFDVSGDEVKNGLKAFIFGERGVWRPGDSLFLSCIVDDKDNHLPADHPIEMELVSPKGQLYKRLVQTNAGDGFNVFRTATDADAPTGNWTCRVKLGGATFEKRLKIETVMPNRLKIDMNFGNAEALGKNVTAAGTLTAKWLFGATAQNLKARVDAQLYKKTTSFPKYKDYVFDDPTSSFTPQSKTIFDGTLNAEGVATVNPSFQVGEDAPGQLLANLMIKVFEPGGNFSIDNISMPFNPYTSYTGVHVPEGDKTWGFLQSGKTHRFEVVDVDTKGTPTSGATRLEIQLYKIRWSWWWDNSGDDLSNFTQNDYNKLIKKDTLNITNGKGSYDMRFSDGDWGRYLVLISDTRSGHTTGSTFYVDDYGWQTRGDNNDPSAAAMLSFTSDKSSYNVGEDVNLTIPGSKNGKAFISIESGSKVLKTYQVKTVEGQTRFTFKADKSMAPNVYVNVSLIQPHAQTVNDLPVRMYGVIPVMIEDKNTVLKPQIKMPDAIRPETKTTITVSEASGREMTYVVAIVDEGLLDLTRFKTPDPHAAFYAREALGVKSWDVYDDVIGAWGAELQRILTIGGDGEAELASKTRRANRFKPVVQFMGPFKLSGGSKTHEFILPPYMGSVKAMVIAAGNNAYGMAEKPVTVKKALMLLATMPRVLGPNEELKIPVTVFATDKNIRNVSLTLQSNPFIQAGGAQSISFNGTGEQLVYFTAKVKPNTGIGKVKIVATSGKEQSATEIEIDIRNANPPVTQVTEATLQPGQSWSAAVAMIGDAANSKATLEVSGIPAIDLAKRLNYLIQYPHGCIEQKTSSVFPQLVLNQLTDLSDADKARIDGNIRAAISKLGNFQQSDGGFSYWPGGETSDEWGTCYAGHFLLEAFARGYGVSAAMLQSWKLYQRNKAVAWNVTSAPWYGTDLVQAYRLYLLAVAKAPELGAMNRLKEFKFLTPEAKWRLAAAYQLIGQSKVALQLISGISANFPKREYTGITFGSDLRDQAMVLETLTLMNRKAEGAQLVRTVAARLSQDSWYSTQTTAYALIAIAKFSGSNKDGKKIVVTGNAGTQKLNINTASVLSQSNIAWQNSKGAVQLTNKGSNTIYVRIINEGRPLSNDTMPVINNANVLVLSVNYISTTGQPVDVTRIKQGTDFVAKVTIKNPGTRGAYTQMALTQVFPGGWEILNTRLYNSEGAFQSSPSDYMDIRDDRVYHYFNLGQSETLTYYVQLNAAYPGRYFWPGVYAEAMYDHTISAGVRGKWVEVQE, via the coding sequence ATGCAAGCGCATCAATGCCCGCTGTCTTACAAACTAAGCAGCGCTTCATTATTATTGCTGTTAATCATTTTATTTTCCTGCAACGATAAGAAGATACTTACAGAACCCGATCCTGCATTCAGCCAGTATATTGAAGCTTATACATCAGGTGTCGTTTCTAAAAAGAATACCGTGCGTATTCAGCTTGCTTCAGATGCCGGTGTAACACACACATTGAATGATGAAGTAAAAGAAGCATTGTTTTCATTTACACCTGCAGTGGAAGGCAAAGCTTATTGGGTAGATGCGCGTACCATAGAATTTAAACCCGCAAAAGACCTGGCAGCGGCTCAATTATATACCGTTTCATTTAAGCTGGGTAAAGTACTCAATGTGCCTGGTAAATTCGAAACGTTCACATTCAGCCTGCAAACCATAAAGCCCTTTTTCGAGGTACAGGATAATGGATTACGCGGCAATGATAAAACCCACATGACCCTCACGGGAACCGTACTTACTGCAGACGTGGAAGAGTCTGCCAAAGTAGAAAAAGTTTTAACCGCAACATTGAATGACAAGAACCTGGCACTTACGTGGCAGCACAACGAAGCCGCCAAAACACATGCTTTTACCATAACAGGTATCACACGCACCGGCACTGGGCAAAACCTTTCCCTGCAATGGAAAGGCGATGTTTTCGGTTTAAAAGAGCTGAGCGGTAAAAAAGATATAGCCATACCAGCTGTTGGAGATTTTAAAGTGCTCGATGTAAAAGCCATACAGGAAGAAGAACAGTATGCACTGGTACAGTTCAGCGACCCCCTTGCAATTGGACAAATGCTTGAAGGCCTCATTAGCATAAGTAACAATGAAAGCATAAGTTATACTATACTTGGCAGCGAGGTTAAAGTATATACTTCAGACAAGCCCGACGGCAATTACACTGTAAATATTCACGAGGGTGTAGAAAACCAGTGGGGCAATAAACTGGGTAAAGCCTTTTCTGCAAATCTATTTTTTGAGAACAGGTTGCCATCCGTAAAGATACAGGGAAGGGGCAGCATATTGCCCGGCAGTACGGGCAGGCTTGTACTGCCATTCGAGTCCACCAACCTTAAAGCTGTAGACGTATCTGTTATCAGGATTTATGAAAACAACGTTGCGCAGTTTTTACAGGACAATAAACTGGGTGGTGAGTACAATTTGCGCAAAGTGGGAACACCCCTCGTGCAAGCAACAGTAAGGCTTGACAACGATCAAAGTCTCAACCTGCACCGGAAAAACAAATTTTCGCTCGATCTGGATAAATACATAAAAACAGAGCCTGGCGCTATTTATCGAGTGTACATTGGTTTCAGACCGGAATATTCTTTATACACCTGTACAGCCATGGAGAAAGATGAGGAAGAAGATGATTACAATTTTTACTATGCCGGCAATGAAGACAATGCAGTTGACGACAACGCAGACTTCTGGAACCGTTACGACAATTATTATCCTTACGGGTATAACTGGCAGCAAAGGGATAATCCATGTCACCAGTCTTATTACAACCGCGAACGTTTTGCAAGCCGTAACATCCTCGCAACAAACATCGGCTTAACTGCAAAAAGGGGCACCAACAACAGCTTGTTTGTTGCGGTTAATAATATCATTACCACTGAGGCAATGAAAAGTGTGGAGTTGCAGGTGCTGGACTACCAGCAACAGGTTATTGCAAAAGGATCGACCGATGCAGAAGGTCTTGCTACGCTGGAAGTAAAACGCAGGCCATATCTTCTGATCGCGAAAAGCGGTAACGAAAAAAGTTACCTTAAGCTGGACGACGGAAGTTCACTGCCACTAGGTCGTTTTGATGTTTCCGGCGATGAGGTCAAAAACGGGCTTAAGGCATTCATCTTTGGTGAACGGGGCGTATGGCGGCCGGGGGACAGCCTGTTCCTGAGTTGTATTGTAGATGACAAGGACAACCACCTGCCTGCTGATCACCCGATTGAGATGGAACTTGTTTCTCCCAAAGGTCAGTTATACAAAAGACTGGTACAAACCAATGCAGGCGACGGGTTCAATGTATTCAGAACAGCTACCGATGCTGATGCACCTACAGGAAACTGGACCTGTCGTGTAAAGCTGGGCGGGGCAACTTTCGAGAAGCGTTTGAAAATAGAAACGGTAATGCCTAACCGCCTGAAGATAGATATGAACTTCGGCAATGCAGAAGCCCTGGGTAAAAATGTAACTGCGGCAGGAACACTTACAGCAAAATGGTTATTTGGTGCAACAGCACAAAACCTCAAAGCAAGAGTAGATGCACAGTTATATAAGAAAACAACCAGCTTCCCGAAATACAAAGATTATGTGTTTGATGATCCCACCTCATCTTTTACACCGCAATCCAAAACCATCTTCGACGGAACCCTCAATGCAGAAGGAGTAGCTACAGTTAACCCATCCTTCCAGGTTGGCGAAGATGCGCCGGGACAACTGCTGGCAAACCTGATGATAAAAGTGTTTGAACCGGGCGGCAATTTTAGTATTGATAATATCTCAATGCCGTTTAATCCTTACACATCGTATACTGGTGTGCATGTGCCGGAAGGTGATAAGACATGGGGGTTCCTGCAAAGTGGCAAAACGCACCGGTTCGAAGTGGTTGATGTTGATACAAAAGGCACACCTACAAGTGGAGCTACCCGGCTGGAGATACAGTTGTATAAAATACGCTGGAGCTGGTGGTGGGACAATAGTGGTGATGACCTTAGCAACTTTACTCAAAACGATTACAACAAACTTATCAAGAAAGACACGCTGAACATAACAAACGGTAAGGGCAGTTACGATATGCGGTTCAGTGACGGCGACTGGGGGCGCTATCTCGTACTGATCAGCGATACACGCAGTGGTCATACAACCGGCAGCACCTTTTATGTAGATGATTACGGCTGGCAAACACGGGGAGATAATAATGACCCTTCGGCTGCCGCCATGCTGTCTTTTACATCAGATAAAAGCAGTTACAATGTAGGCGAAGATGTAAACCTTACCATACCCGGCAGTAAAAACGGGAAGGCTTTTATAAGTATTGAAAGTGGTAGTAAAGTGCTGAAAACTTACCAGGTAAAAACCGTGGAGGGCCAAACCAGATTTACGTTTAAGGCAGACAAGTCAATGGCGCCAAATGTGTACGTAAATGTTAGCCTGATACAACCTCATGCACAAACCGTAAATGACCTGCCTGTCAGGATGTATGGTGTAATACCTGTAATGATCGAAGACAAAAACACCGTGCTTAAACCACAGATAAAAATGCCCGACGCCATAAGGCCTGAAACAAAAACAACTATCACCGTTTCTGAAGCATCGGGCAGAGAGATGACTTATGTAGTTGCCATTGTGGATGAAGGTTTACTGGATCTTACAAGATTTAAAACGCCCGACCCGCATGCAGCATTTTATGCAAGGGAAGCACTGGGTGTAAAAAGCTGGGATGTTTACGATGACGTTATTGGCGCATGGGGTGCAGAGCTTCAGCGCATACTTACCATAGGCGGAGATGGAGAAGCAGAACTCGCCAGCAAAACAAGAAGGGCCAACAGGTTTAAACCTGTAGTACAGTTTATGGGCCCCTTTAAACTAAGTGGCGGTAGTAAAACGCATGAGTTTATATTACCCCCATACATGGGCAGTGTAAAGGCTATGGTTATTGCCGCAGGCAATAACGCTTACGGTATGGCAGAGAAACCGGTGACAGTTAAAAAGGCTTTGATGTTGCTCGCTACCATGCCCCGTGTGCTCGGGCCAAATGAAGAACTAAAAATACCTGTCACTGTTTTTGCTACAGATAAAAACATTCGCAATGTAAGCCTTACGCTGCAAAGCAACCCGTTTATACAGGCAGGTGGCGCACAAAGTATAAGCTTTAATGGTACGGGTGAACAACTTGTATACTTTACGGCTAAGGTTAAACCTAATACAGGTATTGGCAAAGTAAAGATTGTTGCAACAAGCGGTAAAGAACAATCTGCAACAGAGATCGAAATCGACATCAGGAATGCCAATCCTCCTGTTACCCAGGTTACAGAAGCAACCTTGCAACCCGGTCAGTCATGGAGCGCTGCGGTTGCAATGATCGGCGATGCGGCCAACAGTAAGGCAACGTTGGAAGTGTCTGGTATTCCCGCGATAGATCTTGCCAAACGTTTAAATTATTTAATTCAATACCCGCACGGCTGCATAGAGCAAAAAACATCATCCGTTTTTCCACAACTGGTCTTAAACCAACTTACAGATTTATCAGATGCTGATAAAGCAAGAATTGATGGAAACATCCGTGCTGCCATCAGCAAGCTGGGTAATTTTCAGCAAAGCGACGGTGGTTTTAGCTATTGGCCGGGCGGCGAAACAAGCGATGAATGGGGCACCTGTTACGCCGGTCACTTTTTACTCGAGGCTTTTGCCCGCGGCTACGGGGTGTCGGCAGCTATGTTGCAGTCATGGAAGTTGTACCAGCGCAATAAAGCTGTTGCATGGAACGTAACCTCGGCACCCTGGTATGGAACAGACCTTGTGCAGGCGTACAGGTTGTACCTACTGGCCGTGGCAAAAGCCCCTGAGCTGGGCGCTATGAACCGGCTGAAAGAATTTAAATTTTTAACGCCAGAAGCCAAGTGGAGACTGGCTGCTGCTTACCAGCTTATCGGTCAGTCTAAAGTTGCCCTGCAACTCATCAGCGGTATATCTGCCAACTTTCCCAAGCGTGAATATACAGGCATTACATTTGGCAGTGACCTGCGGGACCAGGCAATGGTACTCGAAACCCTCACGCTGATGAACCGCAAAGCCGAAGGTGCGCAACTCGTTAGAACGGTTGCCGCCAGGCTGTCGCAGGATAGCTGGTACAGTACACAAACAACCGCCTATGCGCTTATTGCTATTGCAAAATTCAGTGGCAGCAATAAAGACGGTAAGAAAATTGTGGTTACAGGCAATGCAGGTACACAAAAGCTCAACATAAATACGGCAAGCGTGCTTTCCCAATCAAATATTGCCTGGCAAAACAGCAAAGGTGCCGTACAACTTACCAATAAAGGCAGTAATACAATCTATGTACGCATTATCAATGAAGGCAGACCGCTAAGCAACGATACAATGCCTGTTATCAATAACGCTAACGTACTTGTGCTGTCAGTAAATTATATAAGTACCACAGGCCAGCCTGTAGATGTTACAAGGATTAAGCAGGGTACCGATTTTGTGGCAAAAGTAACCATCAAAAATCCTGGTACGCGTGGCGCCTACACACAAATGGCATTAACCCAGGTGTTCCCCGGCGGCTGGGAAATACTCAATACAAGACTGTATAACAGCGAAGGTGCATTTCAATCATCACCGAGCGATTATATGGATATACGTGATGACCGTGTGTACCATTATTTCAACCTGGGGCAAAGTGAAACGCTTACGTATTATGTGCAGTTAAATGCTGCTTACCCGGGCAGGTATTTTTGGCCCGGCGTATATGCAGAAGCCATGTACGACCATACCATAAGTGCGGGTGTAAGGGGTAAGTGGGTAGAAGTGCAGGAGTAA